Part of the Bacillus marinisedimentorum genome is shown below.
TTTTTTACGGTTCCAGACATACTGTCACCTTCCTTCCATTAATGCAAGGTGCCTATTACATATTACAGCCGAATATAAAGAAAAGTGCGCCTAATTTTAATCCGCCTTCTGCAGACGCTTTGGATAGGAGCAGCGGCTTTAACGTGTTAAAATATACAGGACAACTTATGCATAGGTGGTAAAGTATGAACAACATTTCCAAAAAACAGTTAAAAGAGAGTCTAAGTGAATTCATTGATGCAGCAGACCAAGCTGAACTTGAAGTCATGAACAGCGTGCTTACCGGAGTCTCAAACAAAAAAGAAAAGAATATCGCTACCTATATCAACGCGTTATTCCATTTTGAAACACATTATGAAGAAGGGAAACAAAGCCTCGAAATCATCATGCCGAACGAACAGATTGTCATGAACTCGCTTGATATGACGCACGGCGGCGTTACGGCAACCTTGCTTGATACAGCAATGGGCACTCTTGTTAACAAGGTGCTTCCTGAAGGAAAAAAAGCGGTCACTACCGAAATAAAAGTCAACTACCTTGCCCCCGGAAAAGGAAAATATTTAAGAACAAAAGCAAACATCGTTCAAATCGGTTCTAAAATTGCATTTTGTGACGGACAAGTTTTCCGCGAAGACGGCAAACTCGCAGCATACGGAACAGGAAGCTTTTTTATAATTGGGTAATCCGAAATGCGGAAGGCGCCCGCTTAGCGGCGTACGCATAAGCGGGGGCGTCCGCAGGAAGGCGGTCTTCCCTTCCGGAGGAGGTCACCGCTTATGACGATAGCCGCTGGCGCCTGCAGCTGGACAACTCGAAATGCGGAAGGCGCCCGCTTACCATTTCCATAATTGCTTAAATCTAAAAAACGCAGAACGGCAATCAATCCGGTCTGCGTTTTTTACTGCCAGTCCTGTATGAAATTCTGCGTATAATACAATTGATATACACCTGTGCCAAGATGGGTGAAATCGCCATTCAATAATGTTTTGCGGTGACCTTCGCTGTTAAGCCATCCCTCGACCGCATCAATTGCATCGGTATATTGGGCTGCGATGTTTTCCCCGGCCAGCTGGAAAGCAACGCCGCCTGCCGTCAACCGGTCACCCAGGTCTTTATCGTCAAGTGATTGGTGGGAAAAATATTCGTTGACATGCATGTCCTTACTGTGCAAGTAGGCCACTCTGGCAGTTTCAGGACTCCATTTGACTTCGCCAAGACCATGCCGTTTCCTTATCACATTTGTCAAATCAAAGATCTGCTTTGCTTCCCCTTTTTCCACCTCAGCCCACGTGCCGAAATCTAGCTGGGGGTTCTCCGCCAATTTTCCGCGGTATGCCATTTCATACGGCCTGTGCTTCACAAGCGTTCCGTCATTGAGGTACCGGACACTTGAAAGACTGCCTGTGAAGATATCGATATATAACTGAACCCAGACGTCCGGCGCGATCTGCAAAAGAGGCTTTGCTTTTAAATCATTTTCTGTCAAATGAAATTGATATTCCGTTCCATTCACCGAAAAAGAATTTTCTGTCTGGCGGGCCGCCGTTTCTCTGATTTCGACAGCGGACTGTCCAATTTTAAAAGGTTTTACCGGAGCATCGTTTCCAGTTGCGAAGGCTGTGACGGCCTTGCCATTCTCAATGCCAACCATCACATATTGGCCAGGCCTGTCAAATATCCGCCATTCATAGCCGTAGGCTGAAGGCTCAGTGCGGACATGCTCACCCATTATATGTTTGACCTCCTGCTCCGTCTTTCCGATCAAAAGACCGAGATTGGCTATTTTTCCAGGGTCCTTGTCTTCCTTATGGTCAAGAACAGCTTCACCGCTTTCTATCTGAAAATCGATTTGCCTTGAGTCATCTTGATTCAAACGTCCTGTTAATGCCTCAACATCAATTAATGAAATGAAGATGGCCGCAGCCAGGACCCATCCCAGTATTTTCAGGTTTATCCCCCCAATTCCTTCTCTATTAGATTTTCCACACCATTAATGATATCCCTAATACCAAATTATTCAACAGGAGACAGACTATACGGCTGAATTTTTTTACCTTTTACCATTACCGACTCCTATCCGCTAATTTGGTTGTTTTATCAATAACTTTAACTGATAAGATGTCAATATGCGGTAATTGAAATTTCTAACATGGCAAAAAAAAAAAAAAGAGGAAAAGCCTTTACATGCTCTTCCTCTGCTCCATTCTGGAGCAATACATTTACTGGTGCATTTCAGGCGGCTCAGATATTTCATGAAGGGCGGTTTCCGCTTCATCGGCTGTCTGATCATTTAGAGAGATGTCCCCAAGTGAAACGATGCCAATCAACCGGCCTTTATCTACAACCGGGAGCCTCCTGATCTGATATTCTGCCATCAGATTTGCAGCCTCTTCCACAGAAGTATCCTGAGTAATCGTATGGAGTGCTTCGCTCATTACTTCAGTCACCTGTGCAGAACCTGACTTTTTCTCCGCATACCCTCTTACGACAAGATCTCTGTCGGTAATCATACCTATCAGCTCATCATTCTCGCAAATCGGAACTGCCCCGACGTTCAGTTCTTTCATTTTCAGGGCAACTTCATACACATTATCCAGCGGAGTGCAATACTCAACATTTGTCGTCATGACCTCACGGACAGATTGCATCATGGTCACCTTCCTTATTTTTTGATAAACATCTGTGTCCAATACTTTCCGCCGGAACCGCCGGCTGCATACCCGACACCGATATGAGTATAGTTCCCGTTTAGAATGTTTTTCCGGTGCCCTGAGCTGTTCATCCAGGCTTTGACGACCTCTTCAGGCGACCGCTGACCCATTGCGATGTTTTCTGCAGCGGCCCGGTACGAAATATTGAAATTCCGCATCATGGTAAAAGGTGATCCATACGTTGGAGAAGTATGGGAAAAGTACCCTGAATCCCTCATATCCGCTGATTTATACCTGGCGACCCTTGAAAGTTGCCAGTCGGGCTTAAGCGGTCCCAGGCCATATTTGGCGCGTTCCTGATTGGTCAGCTGAATCACCTGATGTTCAATCCTTTTAATTTCTTCAATACGAGGAATATTCACCTTTTGCCCCGGGTAGATCAAGTCAGGGTTTTCAAATTGCGGATTTGCTTCAATGATTTCAGTTAACCCCCGCTTATAACGGACAGAGATTTTCCAGAGGGTATCACCCCGTTTGACGGTATAAGTGGTGGTGTTTTGCGCACTGACCTCCTGGACTCCCGCTGAAGCCCATACACCAAGTGCAAGTAAGGCTGATAAAATAATGGTCATCTGTTTTTTCATTACCTGACCTCCTTTCTTGTAATAGTTTGACCAAAATCTGAAAAATATCCCGCCGATTTTCGCTTATTTTTCCTCATCTGCAAAACCTGCGGAGAGGAATGATAATTGCACTTTTTCCTTATTTCTAATATGATAATGCTAGGCATATGTAGAGAATTTTTAGGAGGGATACATAATGAGATTTGAAAATATGGGCATTGAAAACAGAGAGCTTCCGCTCAATATATTGGATCATTTAATGAAAGAGAACGGATTTGTAAGGGCAGGACAGTGGGATTATGAACGGGTGACCTATGATTATAAGTTCGAAAGCATGGCTGATGGCGCCGTTTATTATCTGCGTATCCAGGGTTATGCCGTTGAAGGCGCA
Proteins encoded:
- a CDS encoding PaaI family thioesterase, whose protein sequence is MNNISKKQLKESLSEFIDAADQAELEVMNSVLTGVSNKKEKNIATYINALFHFETHYEEGKQSLEIIMPNEQIVMNSLDMTHGGVTATLLDTAMGTLVNKVLPEGKKAVTTEIKVNYLAPGKGKYLRTKANIVQIGSKIAFCDGQVFREDGKLAAYGTGSFFIIG
- a CDS encoding CAP domain-containing protein — protein: MNQDDSRQIDFQIESGEAVLDHKEDKDPGKIANLGLLIGKTEQEVKHIMGEHVRTEPSAYGYEWRIFDRPGQYVMVGIENGKAVTAFATGNDAPVKPFKIGQSAVEIRETAARQTENSFSVNGTEYQFHLTENDLKAKPLLQIAPDVWVQLYIDIFTGSLSSVRYLNDGTLVKHRPYEMAYRGKLAENPQLDFGTWAEVEKGEAKQIFDLTNVIRKRHGLGEVKWSPETARVAYLHSKDMHVNEYFSHQSLDDKDLGDRLTAGGVAFQLAGENIAAQYTDAIDAVEGWLNSEGHRKTLLNGDFTHLGTGVYQLYYTQNFIQDWQ
- a CDS encoding CBS domain-containing protein; amino-acid sequence: MQSVREVMTTNVEYCTPLDNVYEVALKMKELNVGAVPICENDELIGMITDRDLVVRGYAEKKSGSAQVTEVMSEALHTITQDTSVEEAANLMAEYQIRRLPVVDKGRLIGIVSLGDISLNDQTADEAETALHEISEPPEMHQ
- the safA gene encoding SafA/ExsA family spore coat assembly protein — protein: MKKQMTIILSALLALGVWASAGVQEVSAQNTTTYTVKRGDTLWKISVRYKRGLTEIIEANPQFENPDLIYPGQKVNIPRIEEIKRIEHQVIQLTNQERAKYGLGPLKPDWQLSRVARYKSADMRDSGYFSHTSPTYGSPFTMMRNFNISYRAAAENIAMGQRSPEEVVKAWMNSSGHRKNILNGNYTHIGVGYAAGGSGGKYWTQMFIKK
- a CDS encoding YugN family protein — translated: MRFENMGIENRELPLNILDHLMKENGFVRAGQWDYERVTYDYKFESMADGAVYYLRIQGYAVEGAIDTSHAVIETMVPLLGRHYYPHGVEYEGEQFPKNIVQASANQLEKVKAAMDDAIENAL